In Crassostrea angulata isolate pt1a10 chromosome 6, ASM2561291v2, whole genome shotgun sequence, a genomic segment contains:
- the LOC128189801 gene encoding fibronectin type III domain-containing protein 1-like: MAGTSFALVCCVVVLPSVAGYWWSNQNQNLNNNVNVNTGFYDPPPAPAPEPPAPAPKKVVHATKDTVVSINFHAPIKNKFIPTLNIGGFGGGPAPKAPSASPKKKKTPKSPKKGKRPEPKKKTAAPKKKSKAPKSKAPKSSPPKGSPPKGSPPKGSGGAGHGLPMNLVFNNNFPQNMMNVVGAHNNVRGKGVHMPNNNAGGTQKVKQTYKATGGIQTQGGYQGGQQGGQQGGPQQGGGQGGSQGGFGRWGGSHYTNIHSVKYPSNDVQVIGNGNEVHTVAGLYNNVKYQKKVAPPPMQGMQFKLLLNLLQKMVVKVNAPPKTTTTTTTEPTTTTTTTEATTTPAETTTTTEATTTTTTTEPTTTTTEATTTTTEATTTTTTEAPTTTFPYNQMLEILLAQMASGSNTQTQQAAVMDIMGRGGQKAVSMNANSGYGQQATLDIFGAAQQAPTTMGPYLDPVAQLDLLAAGGSISGGSYGGSSFTAVTPPPAGAGAAGAAVDLTWLNKYMPQLALHQRSPIKVISGGSYGSRKAAV; encoded by the exons ATGGCTGGCACTAGTTTCGCTTTGGTGTGTTGCGTTGTCGTGTTGCCTTCGGTAGCT GGTTATTGGTGGTCCAATCAGAACCAGAATCTGAATAACAATGTCAACGTAAACACAGGGTTCTACGACCCCCCTCCCGCCCCGGCGCCGGAACCCCCCGCACCCGCACCAAAGAAAGTAGTACACGCCACCAAAGACACCGTGGTCAGCATCAACTTCCACGCCCCCATCAAGAACAAGTTTATCCCCACCCTCAACATCGGAGGTTTCGGAGGCGGTCCCGCCCCCAAGGCCCCTTCAGCTTCACCCAAGAAGAAGAAGACTCCTAAATCCCCCAAGAAAGGAAAGAGGCCAGAACCTAAAAAGAAGACCGCTGCTCCAAAGAAGAAGTCCAAGGCCCCCAAATCAAAGGCCCCCAAGAGCTCCCCACCAAAGGGATCTCCACCCAAAGGTTCTCCACCTAAGGGATCCGGTGGCGCCGGACACGGTCTACCCATGAACCTTGTCTTCAACAACAACTTTCCCCAGAACATGATGAACGTTGTCGGAGCTCACAATAACGTCAGAGGCAAAGGCGTTCACATGCCCAACAACAACGCTGGAGGAACCCAAAAGGTCAAACAGACCTACAAAGCCACAGGTGGAATTCAGACCCAGGGTGGATACCAGGGAGGACAGCAAGGAGGCCAGCAAGGGGGACCTCAGCAGGGTGGCGGACAAGGAGGGAGCCAGGGTGGATTTGGAAGGTGGGGTGGATCTCATTATACCAACATCCACTCCGTCAAATACCCGAGCAATGACGTCCAAGTCATCGGAAACGGAAACGAAGTCCACACAGTTGCCGGACTTTACAACAATGTCAAGTACCAGAAGAAAGTGGCTCCTCCGCCCATGCAGGGAATGCAGTTTAAACTTCTTCTGAACTTGCTCCAGAAGATGGTTGTTAAAGTGAATGCTCCACCAAAAACCACAACTACAACCACAACAGAGCCTACAACAACAACCACTACCACTGAAGCTACCACAACTCCAGCAGAAACCACCACAACCACCGAGGCGACCACAACCACCACCACCACAGAGCCTACCACAACTACCACTGAAGCTACCACCACTACCACAGAGGCTACAACAACCACTACCACAGAGGCCCCAACCACTACATTCCCTTATAACCAAATGTTGGAGATCCTGCTAGCACAGATGGCCTCTGGCTCCAACACACAGACACAGCAAGCCGCTGTTATGGATATCATGGGACGAGGAGGTCAGAAAGCGGTCTCCATGAACGCCAACTCAGGATATGGTCAACAGGCTACTCTGGACATCTTTGGTGCTGCCCAGCAAGCCCCAACAACAATGGGACCATACTTGGACCCAGTGGCTCAACTCGACCTCCTGGCAGCCGGTGGATCCATCTCTGGTGGCTCATACGGCGGGTCTAGTTTTACCGCAGTCACCCCACCACCTGCTGGTGCAGGCGCCGCCGGAGCAGCCGTGGACCTCACTTGGCTGAACAAATACATGCCTCAACTGGCTCTCCACCAAAGGTCTCCAATCAAGGTCATCTCTGGTGGCAGTTACGGCAGCAGAAAGGCCGCCGTGTAG